The following are encoded together in the Pedobacter steynii genome:
- a CDS encoding helix-turn-helix domain-containing protein: MKNERPNKRKGGTEWNHSESLRVQIALEYLDGDFSQVQIERKYGLSPNTVYRFVSWYKSNHNHLMPEAVNVAEELPFSAKERRELEKRLALSELKVAVLEKVIAIANEEYGTDLKKKAATK; this comes from the coding sequence ATGAAAAATGAACGTCCAAACAAAAGAAAAGGAGGCACAGAGTGGAATCATTCCGAGAGTCTTAGAGTACAGATCGCCTTAGAGTATCTTGATGGTGATTTTAGCCAGGTTCAAATAGAACGTAAGTATGGGTTATCGCCCAATACGGTTTATAGATTCGTATCTTGGTACAAAAGTAATCATAACCATCTTATGCCAGAAGCCGTCAACGTAGCTGAAGAGCTGCCTTTCAGCGCTAAAGAACGAAGAGAGCTGGAAAAGCGGCTGGCCTTATCAGAACTGAAGGTCGCCGTGCTGGAAAAAGTGATTGCCATTGCTAATGAGGAATATGGTACAGATCTTAAAAAAAAAGCTGCTACCAAGTGA
- a CDS encoding LapA family protein produces MRTKTIFIIVFTVLITIFLMINTDVVEFNFIFVKKDISKLLVVGVCTFIGFILGYWVGRPKVTVSSYDHKENPQVKPEDHKKSISDSDRDYIS; encoded by the coding sequence ATGCGTACTAAAACAATTTTCATTATCGTCTTTACGGTGCTCATTACGATCTTTTTAATGATCAACACCGATGTCGTAGAGTTTAACTTTATATTCGTTAAAAAAGACATATCTAAACTACTGGTAGTCGGAGTCTGTACTTTTATCGGCTTTATCCTGGGCTACTGGGTCGGAAGGCCAAAGGTAACGGTAAGCAGCTATGACCATAAAGAAAATCCCCAGGTAAAACCTGAGGACCATAAAAAATCAATCAGCGATTCAGATCGCGATTATATCAGTTAA
- the ispE gene encoding 4-(cytidine 5'-diphospho)-2-C-methyl-D-erythritol kinase, with translation MLAFANAKINLGLHVTGKRADGYHNIETIFYPVKIYDVVETLDADVLSCTIRGTAIPGNAGDNICLKAYHLLKRDFDLPPQQLCLLKNIPIGAGLGGGSADAAFLIKLLNDKFKLSLSQEQMENYARQLGADCAFFIRNEAVYAEGKGDEFTEISIDLREYFLVLVKPDVHVSTAEAYDGIKSTNPITSLKDLIHLPLSEWKANLRNDFETSVFLKYPEIEVIKNNLYQSGAIYASMSGSGSCVYAIFGSAVKLPELERTNNVFYNV, from the coding sequence ATGCTTGCATTTGCCAACGCCAAAATTAATCTTGGATTACACGTCACCGGAAAACGTGCAGATGGGTATCATAATATAGAAACCATTTTTTATCCGGTAAAAATTTATGATGTTGTAGAGACACTGGATGCTGATGTTTTAAGCTGCACCATTCGCGGTACGGCTATTCCGGGTAATGCCGGGGATAACATCTGCCTTAAAGCTTATCATTTGTTGAAAAGAGATTTTGATCTTCCTCCGCAGCAGCTATGCTTATTAAAAAATATTCCGATAGGTGCCGGATTGGGAGGTGGCTCGGCTGATGCTGCTTTTCTGATTAAGCTGCTCAACGATAAATTCAAATTGTCCCTTTCGCAGGAACAGATGGAAAACTATGCGAGGCAACTTGGAGCAGACTGTGCTTTCTTCATCAGGAATGAGGCTGTTTATGCAGAAGGGAAGGGGGATGAGTTTACTGAAATCAGTATTGACCTCAGGGAGTACTTTCTGGTACTTGTAAAACCAGATGTTCATGTTTCTACGGCTGAGGCCTACGATGGAATAAAGTCTACTAATCCTATTACATCGCTAAAAGATTTAATACATTTGCCTTTGAGCGAATGGAAAGCAAACCTGAGAAACGATTTTGAAACCTCTGTGTTTTTAAAATATCCGGAAATTGAAGTCATCAAGAACAATCTTTACCAAAGCGGTGCAATTTATGCTTCGATGAGTGGAAGCGGATCTTGTGTGTATGCTATTTTTGGATCAGCGGTAAAACTTCCTGAACTCGAAAGAACAAATAACGTATTTTACAACGTTTAA
- a CDS encoding dihydrofolate reductase, translating into MILSIVVAIAENNAIGKDNQLLWHLPADLKHFKDITSGHTIIMGRKTYDSIGRPLPNRRNIIITRNSGLDLPGTEVTHSLEEAIRLCAAEKEVFIIGGAELYKHALEATNRIYLTRVHQTYEADTFFPELVPGEWTETSIENHQPDEKNRVAYTFSTLERK; encoded by the coding sequence ATGATCCTTTCCATAGTAGTCGCCATTGCCGAAAATAACGCCATCGGCAAAGACAACCAGTTATTATGGCATCTTCCAGCAGATTTAAAACATTTCAAAGACATCACCAGCGGGCATACCATCATCATGGGTAGAAAAACCTATGATTCTATCGGCAGGCCTCTTCCCAACCGACGTAATATCATCATTACCAGGAACAGCGGCCTGGATCTTCCCGGAACAGAAGTAACCCATAGCCTCGAAGAAGCCATCAGACTTTGTGCTGCAGAAAAAGAGGTATTCATCATTGGTGGTGCAGAACTCTACAAACATGCACTGGAGGCCACAAACAGGATTTATCTGACCAGGGTACATCAAACCTACGAAGCAGATACCTTTTTCCCGGAATTAGTTCCCGGAGAGTGGACAGAAACAAGTATAGAAAATCATCAGCCAGATGAAAAAAACAGGGTTGCTTACACGTTTTCAACGCTTGAACGCAAATAG
- a CDS encoding NAD(P)/FAD-dependent oxidoreductase produces the protein MEQHFPKGNKTRIVIVGGGFGGIELAKKLRNKNIEIIMVDKHNYHTFQPLLYQVATGGLEADSIAFPLRKIFKGQKNLTFRVAEVKKVSPETNCIETSIGTIDYDHLVIATGSTSNFFGNTEIEGNAMPMKSIPEALNLRSLILQNLEAAQIAPDPLTANELLSFVVVGGGPTGVETAGAIAELKKHVLKSDYPELDIDKVHIYLIEGSPELLGAMSPQAQKKAHDFLTELGVKIMTESRVQSFDGKELSLADGQKIPSSNVIWSAGVKGVVLDGLSPEAVVRGNRLKVNEINKVEHYENIYAIGDVAAMITDEFPNGHPGVAPAAIQQGKLLAKNLLNLIEKKPTENFKYFDKGAMATVGRNRAVVDLHKIRFQGVFAWFTWMFVHLMTLVGFRNKLVVFVNWVWSYFSYDRGTRLIIRPYHKKEQHEPAKID, from the coding sequence ATGGAGCAGCATTTCCCAAAAGGCAACAAAACCAGAATAGTAATTGTAGGCGGCGGATTTGGAGGGATAGAATTAGCGAAGAAACTAAGGAATAAAAATATTGAAATCATTATGGTAGACAAACATAACTACCATACTTTCCAACCCCTGCTCTATCAGGTAGCCACCGGCGGACTGGAAGCTGACTCCATAGCTTTCCCACTCAGAAAAATCTTTAAGGGGCAAAAGAACCTGACTTTTCGGGTAGCAGAAGTGAAAAAAGTAAGCCCGGAAACCAACTGCATTGAAACTTCTATCGGTACCATAGATTATGATCACCTGGTGATTGCCACAGGATCCACCAGTAACTTCTTTGGGAATACGGAGATTGAGGGCAATGCGATGCCGATGAAATCCATTCCTGAAGCCTTAAATCTGAGAAGTCTGATCCTGCAGAACTTAGAAGCGGCCCAAATTGCTCCGGATCCCCTAACGGCAAATGAATTGCTGAGTTTTGTAGTCGTTGGTGGTGGACCTACCGGTGTAGAAACTGCGGGTGCGATTGCGGAACTAAAAAAACACGTACTGAAAAGTGATTATCCTGAATTGGATATTGACAAAGTACACATTTACCTGATCGAAGGATCTCCGGAATTATTGGGAGCCATGTCCCCTCAGGCTCAGAAAAAAGCGCATGATTTCTTAACAGAACTTGGGGTTAAAATCATGACAGAGTCCAGGGTTCAGTCTTTCGATGGAAAGGAATTATCGCTTGCTGACGGCCAAAAAATTCCTTCTTCAAACGTCATCTGGTCTGCGGGAGTTAAAGGTGTCGTATTAGATGGACTAAGTCCTGAGGCCGTAGTGAGGGGCAACAGACTTAAGGTGAATGAAATCAATAAGGTGGAACACTACGAAAACATTTATGCCATAGGCGATGTGGCTGCAATGATCACCGATGAATTCCCTAACGGACATCCTGGTGTGGCTCCTGCCGCAATTCAACAGGGAAAGCTGCTGGCTAAAAACCTGCTGAACCTCATAGAAAAGAAACCTACTGAAAACTTTAAATATTTTGATAAAGGAGCAATGGCAACTGTGGGAAGAAACCGTGCGGTTGTTGACCTTCATAAAATCAGATTTCAGGGAGTATTCGCGTGGTTTACCTGGATGTTTGTACATTTGATGACCCTGGTAGGATTCAGGAATAAACTCGTGGTTTTTGTAAACTGGGTATGGAGTTATTTCAGCTATGACCGGGGAACCCGATTAATCATTCGTCCGTACCACAAGAAAGAACAACATGAACCAGCAAAAATCGATTAA
- a CDS encoding GNAT family N-acetyltransferase has translation METLFVNKATNKEELEKVFAIRKLVFVEEQNCPPELEWEYEEESVHFLALMNNQPCGACRWRKTENGYKLERFAVLKEFRGKRVGQALVAAALSDLPAGADYIYLNAQLDAMPLYAKFGFIAEGDQFEEAGIQHFKMVKKG, from the coding sequence ATGGAAACACTATTTGTAAATAAAGCAACGAACAAAGAAGAGCTGGAAAAAGTATTTGCGATCAGAAAACTGGTATTTGTAGAGGAACAGAACTGTCCGCCTGAACTGGAATGGGAATATGAAGAAGAATCGGTTCATTTTTTGGCATTGATGAATAATCAGCCATGCGGCGCTTGTCGTTGGAGAAAAACAGAAAATGGGTATAAACTGGAACGGTTTGCGGTACTAAAGGAATTCAGAGGAAAGCGGGTTGGGCAGGCATTGGTTGCTGCAGCATTATCCGATCTTCCCGCCGGTGCAGACTATATTTATCTGAATGCCCAGTTAGATGCAATGCCTTTGTATGCTAAATTTGGTTTTATAGCTGAAGGCGATCAATTTGAAGAAGCAGGAATCCAGCATTTTAAAATGGTGAAGAAAGGGTAG
- the secDF gene encoding protein translocase subunit SecDF, producing the protein MQGKGFIKFMAILLGIVCVYSLSFNFVTSKVEKDAKAYAKGNVDKEKAYLDSMATVPVYPVFGFNYQFCKEKEINLGLDLKGGMNVTMEISLSELVKSLAGNTDDANFNKALSAAQTQLNAGGKDFIALFVDEFEKLSPNVKLADFFSNQDNAKLLKANASNSEVKSYLSKEATSAIDRSFIIIRSRIDGFGVVSPNMQKQEGTNRILIEMPGVQDKERVHKLLQGSAELQFWQVYNNEEVYSIMENINKTLASTLKSTEPAAPATATDTTAKSESKLAGLAKNKDTKDSAATKTNELSKSNPLFAVLNVPTYQEQNGQTSLRPGPVVGWVAQKDTAKVNSYFKRPEIASIIPQSFKFMWSVKPMDVTTTGGAKVFELYAIKATAMDGKPDLGGDAISDARHDYDQKGRPEVTMYMTGDGAAKWKKITAEASADPNNKKSIAIVLDNTVYSAPTVQNEIPNGISSITGNFTVNDTQDLANILKAGKLPAPARIVGEFVVGPSLGQAAIDNGLLSFVLAFIVILVFMALYYNKAGWVANLALVINLFFIMGILVSLGAVLTLPGIAGIVLVIGLSVDANILIFERVREELTLGKPTPVAIKEGFKHAMSSIIDSNVTVLVLGVILFIFGTGPVQGFATTLCIGILSSLFCAVLISRLVFEWLLEKKSNITFGNKHTIHAFKNIAFNFVGHRKVYYAISTAIIVLGFIFYFKNGGLNLGIDFKGGRTYIVHFDKGMQTEDVKSKLAEVFPESETIVKTAGADNELKITTTYHITDQNTGADKLVEKALKDGLAKTGVKYTIESNEKVGPIIASDIVTRAYGSILFSCLVMFIYIVIRFKKLNYGLGAVIALFHDVLLVLSFYTILDGVLPFSLEIGQDFIAAILTVMGYTMTETVVVFDRIRERLAESGKEDLHGEERNKLINFALNSTLSRTILTSLTVFFVLLVIFIFGGASIRGFIFALLIGRIIGTYSSLCISTPIVIDLGKNK; encoded by the coding sequence ATGCAGGGTAAAGGTTTTATTAAATTTATGGCAATACTATTGGGTATTGTCTGTGTGTATTCTCTCTCATTCAACTTTGTCACATCGAAAGTTGAAAAAGACGCAAAAGCTTATGCTAAAGGGAATGTGGATAAGGAAAAAGCTTATTTAGACTCCATGGCCACAGTGCCGGTTTATCCTGTTTTTGGATTTAACTACCAGTTCTGTAAAGAAAAAGAAATTAACCTTGGGCTAGACCTTAAAGGTGGTATGAACGTAACGATGGAGATCTCGTTATCTGAATTGGTTAAATCTTTAGCCGGCAATACTGATGATGCGAACTTCAACAAAGCATTGTCTGCTGCACAAACACAACTAAACGCTGGTGGAAAAGATTTCATCGCTTTGTTTGTAGATGAATTCGAAAAACTTTCTCCAAATGTGAAGCTTGCTGATTTCTTCTCTAATCAGGATAACGCTAAATTGCTTAAAGCCAATGCGAGCAATTCAGAGGTAAAAAGTTATTTATCTAAAGAAGCGACAAGTGCGATTGACCGTTCCTTCATCATCATCAGAAGCCGTATCGATGGTTTCGGTGTGGTAAGTCCGAACATGCAGAAACAAGAAGGTACCAACCGTATCCTGATTGAGATGCCAGGTGTTCAGGATAAAGAAAGGGTTCACAAATTATTGCAAGGTTCTGCAGAATTACAATTCTGGCAGGTATACAACAATGAGGAAGTGTACTCGATCATGGAGAACATTAACAAGACACTTGCTTCGACGTTAAAATCTACTGAGCCTGCTGCTCCTGCAACAGCTACTGATACCACTGCTAAATCTGAAAGTAAACTTGCAGGTCTGGCTAAAAATAAAGACACTAAAGATTCTGCCGCTACAAAAACTAATGAGCTGTCAAAATCAAACCCATTATTCGCGGTATTAAATGTTCCTACCTATCAGGAACAAAACGGACAGACTTCATTACGTCCGGGACCAGTTGTAGGTTGGGTAGCTCAAAAAGATACAGCCAAAGTAAACTCTTATTTCAAAAGACCTGAAATTGCTTCTATCATTCCTCAGAGCTTCAAGTTCATGTGGAGCGTTAAACCAATGGATGTAACGACTACTGGTGGTGCTAAGGTTTTTGAACTGTATGCCATTAAGGCAACAGCGATGGATGGCAAACCAGATTTAGGTGGTGATGCGATCAGCGATGCCCGTCATGATTACGATCAGAAAGGCAGACCGGAAGTAACCATGTACATGACTGGTGATGGTGCTGCAAAATGGAAAAAAATTACTGCGGAAGCTTCTGCAGATCCAAACAATAAAAAATCTATTGCTATTGTCTTAGACAATACGGTATACTCTGCTCCTACGGTACAAAATGAGATCCCTAATGGTATTTCATCGATCACCGGTAACTTTACCGTAAATGATACCCAGGATTTAGCAAACATCTTAAAAGCAGGTAAACTTCCTGCTCCTGCAAGAATCGTTGGTGAGTTCGTTGTTGGTCCTTCATTGGGTCAGGCAGCAATTGACAATGGTTTACTCTCATTTGTCCTTGCATTTATCGTGATCTTAGTCTTCATGGCTCTATATTACAATAAAGCAGGATGGGTAGCTAACCTTGCCCTGGTGATCAACTTATTCTTCATCATGGGTATCCTGGTTTCACTAGGTGCAGTATTAACCTTGCCTGGTATCGCAGGTATCGTATTGGTAATCGGTTTATCCGTAGATGCGAACATCCTGATTTTTGAACGTGTAAGAGAAGAGCTGACTTTAGGCAAGCCAACACCGGTTGCCATCAAAGAAGGTTTCAAACATGCCATGTCTTCTATCATTGACTCTAACGTTACCGTATTGGTATTGGGTGTGATTCTTTTCATCTTCGGAACAGGTCCGGTTCAGGGTTTTGCAACCACGCTTTGTATTGGTATCCTTTCTTCCCTATTCTGTGCGGTATTGATCTCACGTCTGGTATTCGAATGGTTACTGGAGAAAAAATCAAACATTACTTTCGGTAACAAACACACGATCCACGCATTCAAAAACATTGCGTTTAACTTCGTTGGACATAGAAAAGTTTACTATGCAATTTCTACTGCGATCATCGTTCTTGGTTTCATCTTCTATTTCAAAAATGGTGGATTAAACCTGGGTATCGATTTTAAAGGTGGTAGAACTTATATCGTTCATTTTGATAAAGGAATGCAAACTGAAGATGTTAAATCTAAATTAGCAGAAGTATTCCCTGAATCTGAGACCATCGTTAAAACTGCAGGTGCAGATAATGAATTAAAAATCACTACTACTTATCACATCACAGATCAGAATACCGGAGCAGACAAACTTGTAGAGAAAGCACTGAAAGACGGTCTGGCTAAAACCGGTGTTAAATATACCATCGAAAGTAATGAGAAGGTAGGTCCGATCATCGCAAGTGATATCGTTACCAGAGCTTATGGATCTATCCTGTTCTCTTGTTTGGTGATGTTCATCTATATCGTAATCAGATTTAAGAAACTGAACTACGGTTTAGGTGCGGTAATCGCCTTGTTCCATGATGTGCTTCTGGTACTTTCATTCTATACCATTTTAGATGGTGTGCTACCATTCTCTTTAGAGATCGGACAGGATTTCATTGCAGCGATCTTAACGGTAATGGGGTATACCATGACAGAGACGGTGGTTGTATTTGACCGTATCCGTGAAAGACTGGCAGAAAGCGGTAAAGAAGACCTTCATGGTGAAGAGCGTAATAAACTGATCAACTTTGCCCTGAACAGCACGTTGAGCCGTACTATTTTAACTTCATTAACGGTATTCTTTGTATTACTTGTCATCTTCATCTTCGGTGGAGCAAGTATCCGTGGATTTATCTTCGCCTTATTAATCGGTCGTATCATCGGTACATATTCTTCATTATGTATCTCTACCCCGATTGTAATTGACTTAGGAAAGAATAAGTAA
- a CDS encoding thymidylate synthase, whose product MKQYLDLMQHVLDHGTQKHDRTGTGTISVFGYQMRFNLQEGFPLVTTKKLHLKSIIHELIWFLSGDTNIKYLKDNGVKIWDEWADADGNLGPVYGSQWRSWPTPDGRKIDQISQIINSIKNNPDSRRIIVSAWNVADIEEMALPPCHAFFQFYVADGKLSCQLYQRSADIFLGVPFNIASYALLTMMVAQVCGLQYGDFIHTLGDAHLYNNHIEQAKLQLSREPKKLPTMEINPEVKNLLDFKFEDFSLQGYEPHPHIKGAVAV is encoded by the coding sequence ATGAAACAATATTTAGATTTAATGCAGCATGTGCTGGATCATGGCACACAAAAGCATGACCGGACAGGAACAGGAACGATTAGTGTATTTGGCTATCAGATGAGGTTTAACCTTCAGGAAGGCTTTCCGTTGGTAACTACCAAAAAATTACACTTAAAATCCATTATCCACGAGCTGATCTGGTTCCTGAGTGGAGATACCAATATAAAGTACTTAAAGGATAACGGGGTAAAGATATGGGATGAATGGGCAGATGCAGATGGAAACCTCGGGCCGGTTTATGGCTCACAATGGAGATCATGGCCTACACCAGATGGCAGAAAGATTGATCAGATCAGTCAGATCATCAACAGCATTAAAAACAACCCTGATTCAAGAAGGATCATCGTGTCTGCCTGGAATGTCGCAGATATTGAAGAGATGGCCTTACCTCCATGTCATGCCTTTTTCCAGTTTTATGTAGCCGACGGCAAATTAAGCTGTCAGCTTTATCAGAGAAGTGCAGATATCTTTTTGGGAGTTCCGTTTAATATTGCATCTTACGCTTTATTGACCATGATGGTTGCTCAGGTATGCGGACTTCAATATGGAGATTTCATTCATACCCTTGGCGATGCCCATTTGTACAATAACCATATTGAACAGGCAAAACTGCAATTGAGCAGGGAGCCAAAAAAATTGCCCACAATGGAAATTAACCCTGAGGTCAAAAACCTCCTTGATTTTAAATTTGAAGATTTCAGCCTGCAGGGTTATGAGCCACACCCTCATATTAAAGGAGCCGTTGCCGTATGA
- a CDS encoding IS3 family transposase: MISELRGTRKYYSIALLCATFDYTRQAWYNHLKSVELHLLEEHIVLEKIIEIRKALPKTGCIKLYKELNNGFLQAHGITMGRDAVFEFVRSNGMLIKTKKKWVRTTNSFHRFKVHPDLVQRRPAIHAEEIWVSDITYLRTSTCFLYLSLITDAYSRKIVGHHLATDLKAIGCIKALNLALKGRLYPNRPLIHHSDRGTQYCCDDYVTMLKDNGIQISMTQTGSPYDNAIAERVNGILKMELGLEKTFKNVAQAKVSVELAMDKYNNLRMHSSCEFQTPQLTHMVENIVPKQQKTQSLLPM; the protein is encoded by the coding sequence GTGATCTCAGAACTCAGAGGCACCCGCAAATACTATAGCATAGCTCTTCTTTGCGCCACATTTGATTATACCAGGCAAGCCTGGTATAATCATCTAAAAAGTGTTGAATTGCATCTTCTGGAGGAGCATATTGTACTTGAAAAAATCATTGAGATCCGTAAAGCGCTTCCTAAAACAGGATGCATAAAGTTGTATAAAGAACTCAATAATGGCTTTTTACAGGCCCATGGTATCACTATGGGAAGAGATGCGGTATTTGAATTCGTACGTTCTAATGGAATGTTGATCAAGACAAAAAAGAAATGGGTTCGTACAACAAATTCTTTTCACCGGTTTAAAGTTCATCCTGATCTGGTGCAGCGCAGGCCAGCGATACATGCTGAAGAAATATGGGTAAGCGATATTACTTATCTGCGTACCAGTACTTGTTTTCTTTATTTATCACTAATCACAGATGCCTATTCAAGAAAGATCGTAGGTCATCATTTGGCGACTGATTTAAAGGCAATCGGATGTATTAAAGCATTAAATCTAGCCTTAAAAGGAAGATTGTATCCAAACAGACCCCTTATTCATCACTCAGACAGAGGAACTCAATATTGTTGCGATGACTATGTGACCATGCTTAAAGACAATGGAATACAAATCAGTATGACTCAGACAGGCAGTCCATATGATAATGCAATAGCAGAAAGAGTGAATGGAATACTGAAAATGGAACTAGGGTTGGAAAAGACCTTTAAAAATGTAGCCCAGGCGAAAGTATCAGTAGAACTGGCTATGGATAAATACAATAATTTAAGAATGCATTCCAGTTGCGAATTCCAAACCCCACAGCTGACTCACATGGTGGAGAATATCGTTCCAAAACAACAAAAAACACAATCCTTACTGCCTATGTAA
- a CDS encoding hydroxymethylglutaryl-CoA lyase: MNQQKSIKLVECPRDAMQGIHHFIDTDLKAEYINLLLQVGFDTIDFGSFVSPKAIPQLRDTAEVLSKLDLSQSKSKLLAIVANLRGVEEAVKHEEISYLGFPFSISETFQMRNTNSSIAASLDTVKQMLGFCDQHNKTAVVYLSMGFGNPYGDEWNEEIVEKWTDILVNNGVRILSLSDTIGVSSPERIKTILPGLTAKFPQVEIGVHLHSTPETRIEKIAAAYESGCFRFDSALKGFGGCPMAADDLTGNLATEDLIWFLESKGEKLNLDMEKWKAAVQLSSKIFL, encoded by the coding sequence ATGAACCAGCAAAAATCGATTAAACTAGTAGAATGCCCGAGGGATGCCATGCAGGGCATTCATCATTTTATTGATACCGACCTAAAGGCAGAGTACATCAATTTATTACTGCAAGTAGGCTTTGATACCATCGATTTTGGCAGTTTTGTTTCCCCAAAAGCCATTCCCCAACTCAGGGATACCGCAGAAGTATTGTCTAAACTGGACCTCAGTCAGTCAAAATCTAAACTGCTGGCCATTGTAGCCAATTTAAGAGGCGTAGAAGAAGCGGTGAAACATGAAGAGATCAGTTACCTCGGTTTTCCTTTCTCTATCTCTGAGACCTTCCAGATGCGTAATACCAATTCCAGTATTGCCGCCTCGCTGGACACGGTAAAACAAATGCTGGGATTTTGTGATCAGCACAACAAAACAGCAGTCGTTTACCTGTCTATGGGCTTTGGAAATCCTTATGGCGACGAATGGAATGAGGAGATCGTAGAGAAATGGACAGATATACTCGTAAACAACGGTGTCAGGATTTTGTCCTTATCTGATACCATTGGCGTCTCTTCTCCGGAAAGAATAAAAACAATTTTACCAGGACTTACCGCAAAATTCCCTCAGGTAGAGATAGGCGTACATTTACACAGTACTCCGGAAACAAGGATCGAAAAAATAGCCGCTGCTTATGAAAGTGGTTGCTTCCGTTTTGACAGCGCACTGAAAGGCTTTGGAGGCTGTCCGATGGCAGCCGATGACCTCACCGGAAACCTGGCCACAGAAGACCTGATCTGGTTTCTGGAAAGTAAGGGCGAAAAGTTAAATCTGGATATGGAAAAGTGGAAAGCTGCGGTACAGCTCTCCTCAAAAATCTTCCTATAG
- a CDS encoding OsmC family protein, protein MEINLIRKSGKFNFEAENSGGHTVELDAKPEIGGEGKGFRPMEMLLIGLGGCSGIDMVNVLNKQKEPLNDVKIKIKATRKTEEMPPIFEVIDIHFELYGALNVQKVERALALTFEKYCSVSNILGRSATINFSYNIHQ, encoded by the coding sequence ATGGAAATCAACCTGATAAGAAAAAGCGGTAAATTTAATTTTGAAGCAGAAAACTCCGGAGGTCATACGGTTGAACTTGATGCCAAACCTGAAATCGGTGGAGAGGGAAAGGGCTTCAGACCCATGGAGATGTTATTGATTGGTCTCGGTGGTTGTAGTGGAATTGACATGGTCAATGTCCTGAACAAGCAAAAGGAACCTTTAAACGATGTGAAGATCAAAATTAAGGCAACCAGAAAAACAGAAGAAATGCCGCCGATATTCGAGGTGATTGATATTCATTTTGAATTGTATGGTGCTTTAAATGTTCAAAAGGTAGAGCGTGCACTGGCGCTTACTTTTGAGAAATATTGTTCGGTATCTAATATTCTGGGGCGTTCTGCAACCATAAACTTTAGTTATAACATCCATCAATAA